A genome region from Arthrobacter sp. V1I9 includes the following:
- the infA gene encoding translation initiation factor IF-1, producing MAKKDGVIEIEGVVTEALPNAMFRVELTNKHIVLAHISGKMRQHYIRILPEDRVVVELSPYDLTRGRIVYRYK from the coding sequence ATTGAGATCGAAGGCGTTGTGACCGAGGCGCTGCCTAACGCGATGTTTCGCGTTGAGCTCACCAACAAGCACATCGTACTGGCACACATCTCTGGGAAGATGCGTCAGCACTACATCAGGATCCTCCCGGAGGACCGCGTAGTGGTGGAGCTGAGCCCGTACGACCTCACCCGTGGTCGCATCGTCTACCGCTACAAGTAA
- the rpmJ gene encoding 50S ribosomal protein L36 translates to MKVKPSVKQICEKCKVIRRNGRVMVICENPRHKQRQG, encoded by the coding sequence ATGAAGGTCAAGCCGAGCGTCAAGCAGATCTGCGAAAAGTGCAAAGTGATCCGCCGTAATGGCCGGGTCATGGTGATCTGCGAGAACCCGCGCCACAAGCAGCGCCAGGGCTAA